A part of Chiloscyllium punctatum isolate Juve2018m chromosome 27, sChiPun1.3, whole genome shotgun sequence genomic DNA contains:
- the LOC140453697 gene encoding cornifelin homolog A-like, with protein sequence MSLPGVITQQPITERNPLIGKGSWRSGLCDLADNIPVCVLGALCPQILSCHLAHSYGENCCLPLVPGGMIALRTHMRLSYNIEGTICDDAVMLMFCGPCEICRMTRELRTRNG encoded by the exons ATGAGCTTGCCAGGTGTCATCACCCAGCAACCTATTACTGAACGTAACCCACTGATTGGAAAAGGCTCATGGCGCTCAGGACTCTGCGATCTGGCTGACAACATACCTGTCT GTGTCCTGGGTGCTTTGTGCCCCCAAATCCTGAGCTGTCACTTGGCCCACAGTTATGGAGAGAATTGTTGCCTGCCACTGGTACCGGGGGGTATGATTGCCCTGAGAACTCACATGAGACTTTCCTACAATATTGAG GGAACGATTTGTGATGATGCCGTGATGTTGATGTTCTGTGGTCCATGTGAGATTTGTCGAATGACTCGTGAGCTGCGGACCCGCAATGGGTAG